GGCCGGATAAGCGCTGAGGTCGAAGCCACCTTCGTGAGCGACATGGGTGTAGGCGTACAGGGCGATGTCGGCGATGGTGTAGCGATCCCCCACCAGATACGGCGTCTGCTCCAGCTGCCGTTCCATGACGCGCAGCGCCTTGTGACCGCGCACCTGGCAGACCTTGTACTCCTCGGCGCGCGCCGCCGGCATGCCTTCGAGCCATTGGATGCGCCGCGCCACGGCAATGTACGGCTCATGGCTGTACTGCTCGAAGAACTGCCACTGCAGCACCTGGGTACGCAGGCGCGGCTCGGTCTCGAGGAACTCGCTGCCATCGGCGAGGAAATTGAGAATGGCGTTGGACTCCCACAGGCAGCTGCCGTCCTCCAGTTCCAGCACTGGAATCTTGCCGTTGGGATTCTTGGCCAGAAACTCGGGGCGCTGGTTTTCACCCTTGAAAATATCGACGGGCACCCACTCGAAGGATTCGCCGAGCAGGGTCAGCATCAGCTTGACCTTGTAGCAGTTGCCCGAGCGGTAATCGCCATACACCTTGTACATGTTCACCCCTTTTACCGATAGTCACGCCGCGTTCGCAGCCAGCCCTTGCCGCACCACACCCGCCAGCCGGCG
Above is a genomic segment from Pseudomonas argentinensis containing:
- a CDS encoding glutathione S-transferase family protein, giving the protein MYKVYGDYRSGNCYKVKLMLTLLGESFEWVPVDIFKGENQRPEFLAKNPNGKIPVLELEDGSCLWESNAILNFLADGSEFLETEPRLRTQVLQWQFFEQYSHEPYIAVARRIQWLEGMPAARAEEYKVCQVRGHKALRVMERQLEQTPYLVGDRYTIADIALYAYTHVAHEGGFDLSAYPAVNAWLARVASHPKHVTMLG